The following proteins come from a genomic window of Alosa sapidissima isolate fAloSap1 chromosome 22, fAloSap1.pri, whole genome shotgun sequence:
- the LOC121697482 gene encoding uncharacterized protein LOC121697482 isoform X2, with translation MFIKRKCIFVFTELLTLHKKYYVGRARGTSDNHPSMRKGVLRFWNFPPRVTTLFVVFCFSLKTKCSAAIVNFHICSKTSCLSTTGFIIGKQTTDLTTYRRSAVLRGLPLYLREPASISKTIKDTEALGPHTKAMKMGILEVTDSSTNSGPYPTVVNVAVVLEEEVVMDNLGDFTNALMMLFGLLYALNMEYPKDLRYTFEAVQKILLNLGKECTARIQSFKNKLLQV, from the exons ATGTTCATCAAGAGAAAATGTATATTTGTGTTCACGGAACTTTTAACGTTGCACAAAAAATATTATGTTGGCCGAGCAAGAGGGACCAGCGACAATCATCCGAGCATGCGCAAAGGAGTTCTACGCTTCTGGAATTTCCCACCAAGAGTCACGACGTTGTTTGTG GTATTTTGTTTCAGTCTTAAAACTAAATGCAGTGCCGCTATTGTAAATTTTCACATCTGCAGCAAGACATCCTGCTTAAGCACTACAGGCTTCATCATTGGCAAGCAG ACCACAGATCTAACTACTTATAGAAGGTCTGCTGTTCTTCGTGGTCTTCCCCTGTACTTGAGAGAGCCAGCTTCAATTTCAAAGACTATTAAG GATACTGAGGCACTGGGGCCACACACAAAGGCCATGAAAATGGGGATCCTGGAAGTAACTGACAGTTCTACCAACTCAGGACCATATCCCACAGTGGTCAATGTGGCTGTAGTACTGGAGGAGGAAGTAGTCATGGACAATCTGGGAGACTTCACAAATGCCCTCATGATGCTCTTTGGTCTGCTTTATGCTCTAAATATGGAGTACCCTAAGGACTTAAGGTACACATTCGAGGCAGTCCAGAAGATTCTCTTAAACCTGGGAAAAGAGTGCACAGCAAGGATCCAGTCCTTTAAGAACAAGTTATTACAGGTGTAA
- the LOC121697482 gene encoding uncharacterized protein LOC121697482 isoform X1 — protein MGSFVIQYEDPDFNNELCTLHDITELPKDKATLRIHWEVVLSPVVDDAHLSDFTVDTASMTSTQSSASSPHPASPPYPASPPSTSRLKQWPSTFPVPSFSYDVELRLKKANEDLQENGTALIVPRYMKMNILDKLAETVYSYKAYTKDSDIEKVASALVEKHPCLKDAGSDTTGCEAWKMSLKFKMANYRQKLRNAGCSEMVVNTHSRQGSSRGSLKRPKRSELNFLPDHPVGLDEEELEKERSSMEEEVKKRNLSLTVLNAMMETTFSLRRKEIVQDQPLVSTIKQRWPGLFFEEEVCAEFFRINRIDLKSTFLTSLDNHTQGFLKMYRAKARQGRWNDLDELLEKLDAQTTDLTTYRRSAVLRGLPLYLREPASISKTIKDTEALGPHTKAMKMGILEVTDSSTNSGPYPTVVNVAVVLEEEVVMDNLGDFTNALMMLFGLLYALNMEYPKDLRYTFEAVQKILLNLGKECTARIQSFKNKLLQV, from the exons ATGGGAAGTTTTGTTATCCAATATGAAGACCCTGATTTCAACAATGAACTTTGTACTTTACATGACATCACAGAGCTTCCAAAAGACAAGGCTACTTTGAGGATCCACTGGGAAGTAGTTTTAAGCCCAGTGGTGGACGATGCTCACCTTTCAGATTTCACTGTGGATACAGCAAGCATGACTTCCACTCAGTCGTCAGCTTCATCACCCCATCCAGCTTCTCCTCCCTATCCAGCTTCTCCTCCCTCTACATCTAGATTAAAGCAGTGGCCAAGCACATTTCCAGTGCCTTCATTTTCATATGATGTGGAGTTGAGGTTGAAAAAAGCTAATGAGGATCTTCAAGAAAATGGAACAGCCCTGATTGTTCCAAGATACATGAAAATGAATATATTGGACAAATTGGCTGAAACTGTGTACTCTTACAAAGCCTACACAAAGGACTCTGATATAGAGAAGGTTGCATCTGCTTTGGTAGAAAAACACCCATGTCTCAAAGACGCAGGATCTGACACGACAGGATGTGAAGCATGGAAAATGAGCCTTAAGTTTAAAATGGCTAATTATCGTCAGAAACTCCGCAATGCAGGATGCAGTGAGATGGTTGTTAATACTCACTCAAGACAAGGTTCATCTCGTGGATCTCTCAAGAGACCCAAAAGATCTGAACTCAACTTTCTTCCTGACCATCCTGTTGGTTTGGATGAAGAAGAATTGGAGAAGGAAAGGTCATCGATGGAGGAAGAAGTGAAAAAGAGAAATTTGAGCTTGACTGTTTTGAATGCAATGATGGAGACAACATTTTCCTTGAGGAGAAAAGAAATTGTGCAGGATCAGCCGCTGGTGTCAACAATCAAGCAAAGATGGCCAGGACTGTTTTTTGAGGAGGAG GTTTGTGCTGAATTCTTCCGCATCAACCGTATTGACCTGAAGTCAACATTCCTGACATCGCTGGACAATCACACCCAGGGGTTCCTGAAGATGTACAGAGCCAAAGCAAGACAGGGAAGGTGGAACGACTTGGATGAACTTCTGGAGAAACTGGATGCCCAG ACCACAGATCTAACTACTTATAGAAGGTCTGCTGTTCTTCGTGGTCTTCCCCTGTACTTGAGAGAGCCAGCTTCAATTTCAAAGACTATTAAG GATACTGAGGCACTGGGGCCACACACAAAGGCCATGAAAATGGGGATCCTGGAAGTAACTGACAGTTCTACCAACTCAGGACCATATCCCACAGTGGTCAATGTGGCTGTAGTACTGGAGGAGGAAGTAGTCATGGACAATCTGGGAGACTTCACAAATGCCCTCATGATGCTCTTTGGTCTGCTTTATGCTCTAAATATGGAGTACCCTAAGGACTTAAGGTACACATTCGAGGCAGTCCAGAAGATTCTCTTAAACCTGGGAAAAGAGTGCACAGCAAGGATCCAGTCCTTTAAGAACAAGTTATTACAGGTGTAA
- the LOC121697482 gene encoding uncharacterized protein LOC121697482 isoform X3: MYRAKARQGRWNDLDELLEKLDAQTTDLTTYRRSAVLRGLPLYLREPASISKTIKDTEALGPHTKAMKMGILEVTDSSTNSGPYPTVVNVAVVLEEEVVMDNLGDFTNALMMLFGLLYALNMEYPKDLRYTFEAVQKILLNLGKECTARIQSFKNKLLQV, encoded by the exons ATGTACAGAGCCAAAGCAAGACAGGGAAGGTGGAACGACTTGGATGAACTTCTGGAGAAACTGGATGCCCAG ACCACAGATCTAACTACTTATAGAAGGTCTGCTGTTCTTCGTGGTCTTCCCCTGTACTTGAGAGAGCCAGCTTCAATTTCAAAGACTATTAAG GATACTGAGGCACTGGGGCCACACACAAAGGCCATGAAAATGGGGATCCTGGAAGTAACTGACAGTTCTACCAACTCAGGACCATATCCCACAGTGGTCAATGTGGCTGTAGTACTGGAGGAGGAAGTAGTCATGGACAATCTGGGAGACTTCACAAATGCCCTCATGATGCTCTTTGGTCTGCTTTATGCTCTAAATATGGAGTACCCTAAGGACTTAAGGTACACATTCGAGGCAGTCCAGAAGATTCTCTTAAACCTGGGAAAAGAGTGCACAGCAAGGATCCAGTCCTTTAAGAACAAGTTATTACAGGTGTAA